Part of the Pedobacter roseus genome is shown below.
TGGCTACCGATTGGGTTTTTTATGGAGGCGGCTGGTTCTGGAAAAACGGGCAGGTCAATTCTGCTTCAAATGCCGGTTCAGGCGGTTACGGCATCAACGGTTCTAAATATGTGGCCAATGGAACTGACTTTAAAGATTTTACCTATCAGGCTGATGTAAAGATCAATACTGCAGGCGATGCTGGTTTAATGTTCAGGGTTTCCAATCCCGCAATCGGCCCGGATGCTTACCAGGGCTATTACGTAGGCCTAAACCAGGTTGACGGCACGGTACTGTTGGGGAAAGCAAGCGACCAAAAATGGATTGTTTTAAGCTACACAAAATATCCTGTTGAAATGAACAAAATATACAACCTAAAAATTGTGGCAAAGGGAGATAAATTTGATATTTTTATAAACGGATCAACTAAAGCCATTCTTTCTGCAAGTGATAGTCAGTATCAGTCAGGTAGTATTGGCTTAAGGGCTTATAAAGCGTTAGCCAGTTTCGATTCAGTAAAGATTAACGCTTTTTAACATGGCTTAAAGGCTATATTAAACTTTACGGCAGGAAATTTGTTAACGTATTAGCATAAAAAAAATAAAATTATGAAATTTTACAGATCAATCCCTATAATGCTCTTTGGTCTTGCGCTTGCAACCGGTTGTGTAAGCAATAAAAAGTATGCTGAACTTCAGGATACTTACGCAAAACTGAGAGAAAGAAACCAGGAATTAAGCAATAAATACCAGGATAGCCAGCGCGAACTGAGCGGAAGCACCAGTAGGGTTAAAAGTTTAGAAGAACAGATTGCTTCCGAAAGGGCAAATGTTACCGCCCTGCAAGATGCCTTGAACAAATGTTTAAACTCGAGTAACCAGGGTAACGTTAATATCTCTAAACTGGTTGATGAAATTAACAGTTCAAATAAATACATTAAACAACTGGTAAATGCCAAAAATAAAAGCGACTCGCTTAATATGGTGTTAACCAATAATTTAACCCGTTCATTAAGCAGGGAAGAACTTGGTGATGTTGACGTACAGGTACTTAAAGGGGTGGTTTATATCTCCTTAGCTGATAATATGCTTTATAAATCAGGCAGTTATGAAGTTTCTGATAAAGCAGGTGAAACTTTAAGTAAAATCGCTAAAATCATTAAAGATTACGACACTTATGACGTATTGATTGAAGGTAATACAGATAACGTGCCAATTACCCAGACCAATATCCGCAACAACTGGGATTTAAGTGCTTTAAGGGCATCATCAGTGGTTCAGGTATTGCAAACCAAATATGCGGTTGATCCTAAACGCCTGACAGCTGGTGGCCGTGGCGAGTTCAACCCGATTGCAGACAATACAACACCAGGAGGAAAAGCCAAAAACAGACGTACACAGATTATCATTACGCCTAAATTAGATCAGTTCATGGATCTGATTGGAAAAGCGCCTGAGCAATCGCAAAAATAAAATCATCATTGATATAGATTATAGGGCTGAAATTAAATTTTCAGCCCTTTTTTATGCATTGCTTATTTTATTAATTCTGAAATCGCCTAAAATATATCAGGATAACTATAATTCTATGACGCTTTTAGCCATTTATAAATGTATATTTGATTATATCAGTAATCTTATTACTTTCTTTTCTCTCACTGATGTACCATTACGGTATTCGCTAATCTTTTATTTAGATGAGTATTTATTATTCCCGTCACCAAATTGTTTATGCAATGATGATGGGTCTTATCCAAAAATAAATGTTAAATATTCATGAGCAGAGACAAGAAGAAAGAGGCCAGTGTAAATAAAAAAGCACCCTCAGATTATCAATCGGGAAAAGGTAAAACCGCAAAAACTGAAATTGATCCGTTCGCCAAAAAACCAGGTAAAAATGGTAAATAACGATCAGAAAGTGCAGGCAAAAGTTTTTTTGTACGAATTGAACAATACCAGGCACGAATATGGCTTTTCGGCTAAAGAAGAATGGACATTGGATTTAGCAACAAATACGCAGAAAAAAGATCTCGAGAACAAATATTATCCTATTTTATCATTAACCGTAGCACCAGAAAATATCATGACTATGCTCGATCTTTTAGAAGAAAAACTGGGATATGCAGTTAATAATATCAAAGATACCCTTGGGAGTAAAAAGATCTCTAAAGAATCTACCAATTTATTGGCTTATTGCGTGGCTAGGTTAAAATATTAAAAATAGGTACTTAAAGTATTGTAGTAGCTTTAATCCCCATCTGCGCTATCAGTTTGAAACATCTTTATTAGAGTTATTTAGGGACGTTGTCCTTAACTCGCTTTGAAAAATAATAGACTTCGCCGAAGTATGCCGATCAATCCCAATAGTCAGAACTGTATAAACTATCATGCCTCTGCGTCATGCAGCGAGAGAAGAATTTTATAAAAAATTCTAAAAATTAGGAAATACTAACCGATTCCTTTTGTTGGTTCAAATAAGCAGTAATCTGGTCTAATGTAATGCACCTGGTCGCTCTAACAGCTGATTTCAGTACTTCTGAACTTACGCCTAAGCGGTTTGCCCAATAATTACGGTCAGTTTCTTCAGATAATAGGATAATTTCTTCTTTGATGCCTGTGGTTTGATTGAGATTTTTCATAGATGGGATGATTTAATAGCATATAACAATTACAAGCCCGTTTTGTTTGGTAAAAATAATATTTTATCCTTGGAATAACAAGCTGTATAGTAACGGGTTGCAGTTCGTGTGTTTGATTTTAGATATTGATATGATCTGGTCATGATAAAATCTGCTCTCTCGGTGGTCAAATTGGATAGCATTTATAACCATACTGAACAGATAAGTAATTTTTAGTGGCTATTATGCCTTACACAGGTAATTGGAAAAAAGAATTGATGTAGTTATATTAATCAGATTAAAGAAAACGTTTTAGTATAGTGTAAAATTATTCAATAATTTATATTTTTGTATTTTTAATTATACATTTTTTAACTATAATTGTCGAATTTTTTAAGAATATTTATGAATGATAAAAGAAGGGGAGTAGTGATCCGGATTGATAATGAACATGGCATTGGAACCATAATGGACGAAAATGGTCAGGATATTCATTTTCGTCTGCACACAATGCCCAATGAAATTGAAATAAACTCGAAAGTAACTTTTGATATACAATTAACAGCTCAAGGTCTATCAGCCATGAATGTTGAGGTAGAAAAAGAGGAAATTTTAGTCCAGTCTATATAATTTAGATATCAATAATTATTCTGCAGTGGGTAAGCTAAAATAAAAGGTTGAACCTTTATTAAATTTACTTTCTGCCCATATTTTTCCCCGATGTCTTTCTATTACTTCCGCGCAGATATACAAACCAACGCCAAAACCGGCAATGGTTTGTGTAATTAAACTTTCTACGCGGAAAAACCGCTCAAAAAGTTTGGGAATATCATTTTCTTTAATGCCTATTCCTTCATCTTCTACACTCACCACAAATTCTCCTGTTCTTTTTTCGCATTTAATGGCAATCAA
Proteins encoded:
- a CDS encoding OmpA family protein; the protein is MKFYRSIPIMLFGLALATGCVSNKKYAELQDTYAKLRERNQELSNKYQDSQRELSGSTSRVKSLEEQIASERANVTALQDALNKCLNSSNQGNVNISKLVDEINSSNKYIKQLVNAKNKSDSLNMVLTNNLTRSLSREELGDVDVQVLKGVVYISLADNMLYKSGSYEVSDKAGETLSKIAKIIKDYDTYDVLIEGNTDNVPITQTNIRNNWDLSALRASSVVQVLQTKYAVDPKRLTAGGRGEFNPIADNTTPGGKAKNRRTQIIITPKLDQFMDLIGKAPEQSQK
- a CDS encoding DUF3606 domain-containing protein, which produces MKNLNQTTGIKEEIILLSEETDRNYWANRLGVSSEVLKSAVRATRCITLDQITAYLNQQKESVSIS
- a CDS encoding cold shock domain-containing protein encodes the protein MNDKRRGVVIRIDNEHGIGTIMDENGQDIHFRLHTMPNEIEINSKVTFDIQLTAQGLSAMNVEVEKEEILVQSI